One window of Botrimarina mediterranea genomic DNA carries:
- a CDS encoding glucoamylase family protein, which yields MIQRTSAQLIGLLFASLLASPSAAIESDSAFLDNLQQRTFNFFWETAPAENGLTPDRYPSASPCSIAAVGFGLTAYCVGVERGWVECDEAAERTLATLRFLRDARQNEETAGASGHNGFFYHFLDMRTGERWRNCELSSIDTALLMMGVLASREYFDGDNGTEREIRETADALYRNVRWDWMQPRPPLIAMGWKPEEGGFGRADYRGYDEAMFLYVLAIGSPTHPVEPEAWEAFTKTYKWADFQGQGEHVNFAPLFGHQYAACWIDLRGVADAYLREKGIDYFENSRRATLAQREYAIANPASWRDYGADVWGLTACDGPANGEWSHNGQSRRFHTYMARGASATAVIDDGTIAPTATGGSIPFAPNETTHALKSMRERYGDRLYGEYGFRDAFNPSFRFADARPQRGVIDPEHGWFDSDYLGIDQGPILLMAENHRSGFVWDLMKRSPYVRAGLERAGFAGGWLNEGAKERE from the coding sequence ATGATTCAACGGACTTCAGCGCAGTTGATCGGCCTCCTTTTCGCATCGCTCCTAGCGTCGCCGAGTGCTGCGATCGAGTCGGACTCCGCCTTCCTCGACAACCTCCAGCAGCGCACGTTCAACTTCTTCTGGGAGACCGCACCGGCCGAGAACGGTTTGACGCCCGATCGATATCCCAGCGCTTCGCCCTGCAGCATCGCGGCGGTGGGGTTTGGGTTGACGGCTTACTGTGTCGGCGTCGAGCGCGGGTGGGTCGAGTGCGACGAAGCGGCCGAACGGACGCTGGCGACGCTGCGATTCTTACGAGACGCTCGTCAGAACGAAGAGACCGCCGGAGCAAGCGGCCATAACGGGTTCTTCTATCACTTCCTCGACATGCGCACCGGCGAGCGCTGGCGCAACTGCGAGCTGTCGAGCATCGATACGGCGTTGCTGATGATGGGCGTGCTCGCTTCGCGCGAGTACTTTGATGGCGACAACGGCACGGAGCGTGAGATTCGCGAGACGGCCGACGCGCTGTATCGTAACGTGCGTTGGGACTGGATGCAGCCGCGTCCGCCGCTGATCGCGATGGGGTGGAAGCCCGAAGAGGGAGGTTTTGGTCGGGCCGACTACCGCGGTTACGACGAGGCCATGTTCCTCTACGTGCTGGCGATCGGCTCGCCGACGCACCCGGTCGAGCCGGAGGCATGGGAAGCGTTCACGAAGACCTACAAGTGGGCCGACTTCCAGGGCCAAGGCGAGCACGTCAACTTCGCCCCGCTCTTCGGTCACCAGTACGCTGCCTGCTGGATCGACCTGCGCGGCGTCGCCGACGCCTACTTGCGCGAGAAGGGGATCGATTACTTCGAGAACTCGCGCCGCGCGACGCTCGCGCAACGTGAGTACGCGATCGCCAACCCGGCCAGCTGGCGCGACTACGGCGCCGATGTCTGGGGCCTCACCGCTTGTGACGGGCCCGCGAACGGGGAGTGGAGTCACAACGGCCAGTCGCGCCGCTTCCACACGTACATGGCCCGCGGCGCGAGCGCGACCGCGGTGATCGACGACGGCACGATCGCCCCCACCGCGACCGGCGGATCGATCCCCTTCGCTCCGAACGAAACGACCCACGCCCTCAAGTCGATGCGCGAGCGATACGGCGATCGGCTCTACGGCGAGTATGGCTTCCGCGACGCGTTCAACCCCTCGTTCCGCTTCGCCGACGCCCGGCCGCAGCGCGGCGTGATCGATCCCGAGCACGGCTGGTTCGACTCGGACTACCTCGGCATTGACCAGGGGCCGATCCTGTTGATGGCCGAGAACCACCGCAGCGGTTTCGTGTGGGACTTGATGAAGCGTAGCCCGTATGTCCGCGCGGGTCTGGAGCGTGCGGGCTTTGCGGGTGGGTGGTTGAACGAGGGCGCGAAGGAGCGCGAGTGA
- a CDS encoding sulfatase family protein, giving the protein MAPKRIRRSLALPASWRFLLLALLIAVSAEGAPRPNFVFIMSDDHAYQAVSAYGAGINNTPNIDRIAREGIRFDRAYVPNSLCGPCRATVLTGKHSSRNGFYDNRSTFDGTQWTMAKSLQRAGYQTAIVGKWHLVSEPTGFDHWDVLPGQGKYYRPDFITPAGKSAIDGYVTDVTTDKAIAWLNGAGETGRKADKPFLLMIHQKAPHRPWDPAPERLKEFVGREIPEPATLLDDYSTRTSSAVDAKMRIGETMNDRDIKTWAEDNNHRQWLYNHMTADQKAAWVEHIDPRQAELEDSGLEGDERTRWKWRRYMEDYLACVASVDEGVGRVLDWLDGAGLAENTVVVYMSDQGFYLGEHGWFDKRFMYEESLRTPMVVRWPAGLKEPGREEGRIVSNLDIAPTFLELAGAEVDPEVDGRSLTAILRSEPTPDWREDFYYHYHEGPERDHNVQLHDGVTDGRHKLIHFYKRDEWELYDLEEDPRELSNVADDPRYAEVRERLTARLAELREDYGFTPPKVGE; this is encoded by the coding sequence ATGGCTCCCAAGAGAATCCGGCGTTCCTTGGCGCTCCCCGCGTCGTGGCGGTTCCTCCTGCTTGCGTTGCTGATTGCGGTCAGCGCCGAGGGGGCGCCGCGGCCGAACTTCGTGTTCATCATGTCGGATGACCACGCTTACCAAGCGGTCAGTGCCTATGGGGCCGGCATCAATAACACGCCGAACATCGACCGCATCGCCCGTGAGGGGATTCGCTTCGATCGGGCGTACGTGCCCAACTCGTTGTGCGGCCCGTGTCGGGCGACGGTGCTGACGGGTAAGCACAGCTCGCGGAACGGGTTCTACGACAACCGTTCGACGTTCGATGGCACGCAGTGGACGATGGCGAAGTCTTTGCAGCGAGCGGGCTACCAGACGGCGATCGTCGGCAAGTGGCATCTGGTGTCCGAGCCGACGGGCTTCGATCACTGGGATGTCCTGCCGGGCCAAGGGAAGTACTACCGGCCCGACTTCATCACCCCGGCCGGTAAGAGCGCGATCGACGGCTATGTGACCGATGTCACGACCGACAAGGCGATCGCGTGGCTTAACGGCGCGGGCGAGACGGGCCGCAAAGCGGACAAGCCTTTCCTGTTGATGATCCATCAGAAGGCGCCGCACCGGCCGTGGGACCCGGCGCCGGAGCGGCTGAAGGAGTTCGTCGGCCGCGAGATCCCCGAGCCGGCGACGCTGCTGGACGACTATTCGACGCGGACCAGCTCGGCGGTGGACGCGAAGATGCGGATCGGGGAGACGATGAACGACCGCGACATCAAGACGTGGGCGGAAGACAATAACCACCGGCAGTGGCTTTACAACCATATGACCGCCGACCAGAAGGCGGCGTGGGTCGAGCATATTGATCCGCGGCAGGCGGAGCTCGAAGACTCGGGACTCGAAGGGGACGAACGCACTCGCTGGAAGTGGAGGCGTTACATGGAAGATTATTTGGCGTGTGTCGCAAGCGTTGACGAGGGCGTCGGCCGCGTGCTCGACTGGCTCGATGGCGCCGGGCTCGCCGAGAACACGGTCGTCGTCTACATGAGCGACCAAGGCTTCTATCTCGGCGAGCACGGCTGGTTCGACAAGCGGTTCATGTACGAGGAGTCGCTGCGGACGCCGATGGTGGTGCGCTGGCCAGCGGGTCTGAAAGAGCCGGGTCGTGAAGAGGGCCGCATCGTGTCGAACCTCGACATCGCGCCGACGTTCCTCGAACTCGCGGGCGCCGAAGTCGATCCAGAAGTTGACGGCCGCAGCCTGACGGCGATCCTGCGGAGCGAGCCGACGCCCGATTGGCGAGAGGATTTCTACTATCACTATCACGAGGGTCCCGAGCGGGACCACAACGTGCAGTTGCACGACGGCGTGACCGACGGCCGGCACAAGCTGATCCACTTCTACAAGCGTGACGAGTGGGAGCTGTACGACCTGGAGGAAGACCCGCGAGAGCTCAGCAACGTGGCGGACGATCCCAGGTACGCCGAGGTCCGAGAACGGTTGACTGCGCGGCTCGCCGAGTTGCGGGAGGACTACGGTTTCACGCCGCCGAAAGTTGGTGAATAA